One Takifugu rubripes chromosome 2, fTakRub1.2, whole genome shotgun sequence genomic region harbors:
- the nkx2.2a gene encoding homeobox protein Nkx-2.2a isoform X2, producing the protein MSLTNTKTGFSVKDILDLPDTNDEEGSITGAEEDTEGSETTSTTKTAGVLVQSPLENVQNLPLKNPFYDSSDNPYTRWLATTDSIQYSLHGLSASSQDSAKSPEPSADDESPDNDKETSSSGGSDSGKKRKRRVLFSKAQTYELERRFRQQRYLSAPEREHLASLIRLTPTQVKIWFQNHRYKMKRARAEKGMEVTHLPSPRRVAVPVLVRDGKPCHTLKAQDLAATFQAGIPFSAYSAQSLHNMQYNAPYGAAATPQFPTAHHLVQTQQWTW; encoded by the exons ATGTCGTTGACCAACACAAAGACGGGCTTTTCTGTAAAAGACATTTTGGACCTTCCTGACACCAATGACGAAGAAGGATCTATTACCGGAGCGGAGGAAGACACGGAGGGATCGGAGACCACGTCCACGACAAAAACCGCTGGAGTTTTGGTGCAAAGTCCACTGGAAAACGTTCAAAATCTGCCTTTAAAGAACCCCTTTTATGACAGTAGTGACAATCCTTACACGCGATGGCTCGCTACTACGGACAGTATTCAGTATTCAT TGCACGGCCTATCCGCAAGCTCTCAGGACTCGGCCAAATCCCCGGAGCCGTCCGCCGATGACGAATCACCGGACAACGACAAAGAAACttccagcagcggcggcagcgacTCCGGCAAGAAGCGGAAAAGGAGGGTGTTGTTTTCTAAAGCGCAAACCTACGAGCTGGAGCGCCGCTTCAGGCAGCAGAGGTACCTCTCCGCCCCCGAGAGGGAGCACCTGGCCAGCCTGATCCGCCTCACCCCGACCCAGGTgaagatctggttccagaaccacCGGTATAAGATGAAGAGAGCACGGGCCGAGAAAGGTATGGAAGTGACCCACCTCCCCTCTCCCAGGCGGGTAGCCGTGCCCGTCTTAGTCAGGGATGGAAAGCCTTGTCACACTCTTAAAGCTCAGGACTTGGCGGCCACTTTTCAGGCCGGGATCCCCTTCTCGGCTTAtagcgcgcagtcgctccacaaCATGCAGTATAACGCGCCGTACGGCGCCGCGGCCACGCCACAGTTCCCGACAGCGCATCACTTGGTGCAGACGCAACAGTGGACTTGGTGA
- the nkx2.2a gene encoding homeobox protein Nkx-2.2a isoform X1 yields the protein MSLTNTKTGFSVKDILDLPDTNDEEGSITGAEEDTEGSETTSTTKTAGVLVQSPLENVQNLPLKNPFYDSSDNPYTRWLATTDSIQYSLFFPFLVAVHGLSASSQDSAKSPEPSADDESPDNDKETSSSGGSDSGKKRKRRVLFSKAQTYELERRFRQQRYLSAPEREHLASLIRLTPTQVKIWFQNHRYKMKRARAEKGMEVTHLPSPRRVAVPVLVRDGKPCHTLKAQDLAATFQAGIPFSAYSAQSLHNMQYNAPYGAAATPQFPTAHHLVQTQQWTW from the exons ATGTCGTTGACCAACACAAAGACGGGCTTTTCTGTAAAAGACATTTTGGACCTTCCTGACACCAATGACGAAGAAGGATCTATTACCGGAGCGGAGGAAGACACGGAGGGATCGGAGACCACGTCCACGACAAAAACCGCTGGAGTTTTGGTGCAAAGTCCACTGGAAAACGTTCAAAATCTGCCTTTAAAGAACCCCTTTTATGACAGTAGTGACAATCCTTACACGCGATGGCTCGCTACTACGGACAGTATTCAGTATTCAT TGTTTTTCCCGTTTCTTGTCGCAGTGCACGGCCTATCCGCAAGCTCTCAGGACTCGGCCAAATCCCCGGAGCCGTCCGCCGATGACGAATCACCGGACAACGACAAAGAAACttccagcagcggcggcagcgacTCCGGCAAGAAGCGGAAAAGGAGGGTGTTGTTTTCTAAAGCGCAAACCTACGAGCTGGAGCGCCGCTTCAGGCAGCAGAGGTACCTCTCCGCCCCCGAGAGGGAGCACCTGGCCAGCCTGATCCGCCTCACCCCGACCCAGGTgaagatctggttccagaaccacCGGTATAAGATGAAGAGAGCACGGGCCGAGAAAGGTATGGAAGTGACCCACCTCCCCTCTCCCAGGCGGGTAGCCGTGCCCGTCTTAGTCAGGGATGGAAAGCCTTGTCACACTCTTAAAGCTCAGGACTTGGCGGCCACTTTTCAGGCCGGGATCCCCTTCTCGGCTTAtagcgcgcagtcgctccacaaCATGCAGTATAACGCGCCGTACGGCGCCGCGGCCACGCCACAGTTCCCGACAGCGCATCACTTGGTGCAGACGCAACAGTGGACTTGGTGA
- the nkx2.4a gene encoding NK2 homeobox 4a isoform X2 codes for MSLSPKHTTPFSVTDILSPIEETYKKFSGMDGAGNLTSPLGAYRQPQVSQTGMQQHSMGHNATVATTYHMPHGVSQFSHSAMGGYCNGSIGNMGDLPSYQESMRNSAAATGWYSANPDPRFSTSMNMTGMGGLTGMADATKSMPALHAAPRRKRRVLFSQAQVYELERRFKQQKYLSAPEREHLASMIHLTPTQVKIWFQNHRYKMKRQAKDKAAQQLQQQQQQQQDGNLCQQQAQSPRRVAVPVLVKDGKPCQNGSSTPTSNQQQVQQSQQQSQQQNGNGVLLASPTGNLSQHQNQQQVNALDLEEMSPSPPSLHSQLNMAQIDTSAVDYTSNMVTSNLLYGRTW; via the exons ATGTCGTTGAGCCCAAAGCACACAACGCCTTTTTCAGTGACAGACATTCTGAGCCCAATCGAGGAGACCTACAAGAAGTTTAGTGGCATGGACGGCGCAGGGAACCTAACCTCTCCACTGGGAGCCTACCGACAGCCTCAGGTGTCTCAGACCGGCATGCAGCAGCACTCGATGGGCCACAACGCGACCGTGGCTACCACTTACCACATGCCGCACGGCGTCTCCCAGTTCTCCCACAGCGCAATGGGGGGATACTGCAATGGGAGCATTGGCAACATGGGAGACCTGCCGTCGTACCAGGAAAGCATGCGGAAtagtgcagcagcaacaggatgGTACAGCGCCAATCCAGACCCAAGATTCTCCACCA GTATGAACATGACCGGCATGGGGGGTCTGACAGGAATGGCCGACGCCACCAAGTCCATGCCAGCTCTCCACGCTGCGCCCAGGAGGAAACGGCGCGTCCTCTTCTCGCAGGCTCAGGTCTACGAGCTGGAGAGAAGGTTTAAGCAGCAGAAATACCTGTCGGCGCCCGAGAGGGAGCACCTGGCCAGCATGATTCACCTCACGCCGACACAAGTGAAGATCTGGTTTCAGAATCACCGGTACAAGATGAAGCGCCAGGCCAAGGACAAGGcggcgcagcagctgcagcagcagcagcagcagcagcaggacggtaATCTGTGCCAACAGCAGGCGCAGTCCCCGAGGCGCGTAGCCGTGCCAGTTCTGGTGAAGGACGGTAAACCGTGCCAGAACGGCTCCAGCACGCCCACGTCGAACCAGCAACAGGTGCAACAGAGCCAGCAACAAAGCCAGCAACAGAACGGCAACGGCGTTTTGCTCGCGTCGCCGACCGGCAACCTCAGTCAGCATCAAAACCAACAGCAGGTGAACGCGTTGGACCTGGAGGAGATGTCGCCAAGCCCCCCCTCACTGCACAGCCAGCTCAACATGGCCCAGATAGACACGTCTGCAGTAGATTACACCAGTAACATGGTCACCTCAAACCTTCTGTACGGCAGGACGTGGTAG
- the nkx2.4a gene encoding NK2 homeobox 4a isoform X1, whose translation MSLSPKHTTPFSVTDILSPIEETYKKFSGMDGAGNLTSPLGAYRQPQVSQTGMQQHSMGHNATVATTYHMPHGVSQFSHSAMGGYCNGSIGNMGDLPSYQESMRNSAAATGWYSANPDPRFSTISRFMGPSTGMNMTGMGGLTGMADATKSMPALHAAPRRKRRVLFSQAQVYELERRFKQQKYLSAPEREHLASMIHLTPTQVKIWFQNHRYKMKRQAKDKAAQQLQQQQQQQQDGNLCQQQAQSPRRVAVPVLVKDGKPCQNGSSTPTSNQQQVQQSQQQSQQQNGNGVLLASPTGNLSQHQNQQQVNALDLEEMSPSPPSLHSQLNMAQIDTSAVDYTSNMVTSNLLYGRTW comes from the exons ATGTCGTTGAGCCCAAAGCACACAACGCCTTTTTCAGTGACAGACATTCTGAGCCCAATCGAGGAGACCTACAAGAAGTTTAGTGGCATGGACGGCGCAGGGAACCTAACCTCTCCACTGGGAGCCTACCGACAGCCTCAGGTGTCTCAGACCGGCATGCAGCAGCACTCGATGGGCCACAACGCGACCGTGGCTACCACTTACCACATGCCGCACGGCGTCTCCCAGTTCTCCCACAGCGCAATGGGGGGATACTGCAATGGGAGCATTGGCAACATGGGAGACCTGCCGTCGTACCAGGAAAGCATGCGGAAtagtgcagcagcaacaggatgGTACAGCGCCAATCCAGACCCAAGATTCTCCACCA TTTCTAGATTCATGGGACCTTCCACAGGTATGAACATGACCGGCATGGGGGGTCTGACAGGAATGGCCGACGCCACCAAGTCCATGCCAGCTCTCCACGCTGCGCCCAGGAGGAAACGGCGCGTCCTCTTCTCGCAGGCTCAGGTCTACGAGCTGGAGAGAAGGTTTAAGCAGCAGAAATACCTGTCGGCGCCCGAGAGGGAGCACCTGGCCAGCATGATTCACCTCACGCCGACACAAGTGAAGATCTGGTTTCAGAATCACCGGTACAAGATGAAGCGCCAGGCCAAGGACAAGGcggcgcagcagctgcagcagcagcagcagcagcagcaggacggtaATCTGTGCCAACAGCAGGCGCAGTCCCCGAGGCGCGTAGCCGTGCCAGTTCTGGTGAAGGACGGTAAACCGTGCCAGAACGGCTCCAGCACGCCCACGTCGAACCAGCAACAGGTGCAACAGAGCCAGCAACAAAGCCAGCAACAGAACGGCAACGGCGTTTTGCTCGCGTCGCCGACCGGCAACCTCAGTCAGCATCAAAACCAACAGCAGGTGAACGCGTTGGACCTGGAGGAGATGTCGCCAAGCCCCCCCTCACTGCACAGCCAGCTCAACATGGCCCAGATAGACACGTCTGCAGTAGATTACACCAGTAACATGGTCACCTCAAACCTTCTGTACGGCAGGACGTGGTAG